A window from Pseudomonas campi encodes these proteins:
- a CDS encoding nucleotidyl transferase AbiEii/AbiGii toxin family protein encodes MSLFDRLVDQALAHNADLASLRVVVEKELLHHDILLALGEAGLLERLCFIGGTCLRACYGSNRLSEDLDFTGGADFHRDDLAQLKSTLIDRLQTKYGLQVDVSEPSKESGTVDTWKLKIQTRPEARHLPAQRINIDVCAIPTHMSTPKTLLNPYGVEMGTQGLILNAEALEEIYVDKILAFALRRGRIKNRDLWDLLWLKQQGVEPALELLPSKLADHRVDAQEFLRKLAEREASITSDPQVKQDFRTEMQRFLPSRIVAETVNNDRFWGYLASEIPALMRRVEVQLGGGAARTGEFLM; translated from the coding sequence ATGAGCTTGTTTGACCGGCTGGTAGACCAGGCCCTTGCCCATAATGCGGACTTGGCGAGCCTGCGCGTCGTGGTGGAAAAGGAACTCCTGCACCACGACATCCTGCTGGCGCTGGGTGAAGCTGGACTGCTGGAGAGGCTCTGCTTTATCGGCGGCACCTGCCTGCGCGCCTGCTACGGCTCCAACCGCCTGAGCGAAGATCTGGACTTTACCGGTGGTGCCGATTTCCACCGCGACGACCTGGCCCAGCTTAAGAGCACCCTGATCGACAGGTTGCAGACCAAGTACGGCCTGCAGGTGGACGTCAGCGAGCCGAGCAAGGAGTCCGGCACTGTCGACACCTGGAAGCTGAAGATCCAGACCCGCCCCGAGGCCCGGCATCTGCCAGCCCAACGCATCAATATTGATGTCTGCGCCATTCCCACTCATATGAGCACGCCGAAGACCCTGCTCAACCCCTATGGCGTGGAGATGGGCACCCAGGGCCTGATCCTCAATGCCGAGGCGCTGGAGGAGATCTATGTCGACAAGATTCTGGCCTTCGCCCTGCGCCGTGGGCGGATCAAGAACCGCGATCTCTGGGATTTGCTATGGCTCAAGCAACAGGGAGTAGAGCCCGCGCTGGAGCTGCTGCCGAGCAAGCTTGCCGATCACCGGGTAGACGCCCAGGAATTTTTACGTAAGCTCGCCGAGCGCGAGGCCTCCATTACCTCCGATCCCCAGGTGAAGCAGGATTTTCGCACGGAGATGCAGCGCTTCCTGCCGTCACGGATCGTCGCCGAGACGGTGAACAACGACAGGTTCTGGGGCTATCTGGCGAGCGAGATTCCTGCGCTGATGCGCCGAGTCGAGGTTCAACTGGGTGGAGGGGCGGCACGGACGGGTGAATTCCTGATGTAG
- a CDS encoding amidase, translating to MIEVTELSIADLRAALEAGRTSAVELVQAYLARIDAYDGPATSTALNAVVVRNPEALAEAQASDARRARGETLSPLDGIPYTAKDSYLVKGLTAASGSPAFKDLVAQRDAFTVERLRAGGAICLGKTNMPPMANGGMQRGVYGRAESPYNAAYLTAPFASGSSNGAGTATAASYAAFGLAEETWSSGRGPASNNGLCAYTPSRGVISVRGNWPLTPTMDVVVPYARTMADLLEVLDVVVADDPDTRGDLWRLQPWVPIPKASAVRPASYLELAATRDALKGKRFGVPRMFINQDELAGTSEKPGIGGPTGQRIHTRATVIELWQRARQALEAAGAEVLEVDFPLVSNCEGDRPGAPTVYNRGLVSKEFLHDELWELSGWAFDDFLRANGDPKLNKLADVDGPLIFPHDPGTLPNREDDLAAGMDEYVNMAKRGLKNWNEIATLPDGLRGLEQTRKIDLEDWMDGLGLDAVLFPTVADVGPADADVNLASADIAWSNGVWVANGNLAIRHLGVPTVTVPMGVMADIGMPVGLTFAGCAYDDSALLRLAAAFEATGSKRLVPPRTPPLARG from the coding sequence ATGATCGAAGTCACCGAGCTGTCCATCGCCGACCTGCGCGCCGCGCTCGAAGCCGGCCGCACCAGCGCCGTCGAGCTGGTCCAGGCCTATCTGGCGCGGATTGATGCTTACGATGGCCCCGCCACATCCACCGCGCTGAATGCCGTGGTGGTGCGTAACCCCGAGGCTCTGGCCGAGGCACAAGCCTCCGACGCCCGCCGCGCGCGTGGCGAGACCCTCAGTCCGCTCGATGGCATCCCCTATACGGCCAAGGACAGCTACCTGGTCAAGGGCCTGACGGCCGCCTCCGGCAGCCCGGCGTTCAAGGATCTGGTCGCCCAGCGCGACGCCTTCACCGTCGAGCGCCTGCGCGCTGGCGGCGCCATCTGCCTGGGCAAGACCAACATGCCGCCCATGGCCAACGGCGGCATGCAGCGCGGCGTGTATGGTCGCGCGGAAAGCCCGTACAACGCCGCCTACCTCACCGCGCCCTTCGCCTCGGGCTCGTCCAACGGCGCCGGCACGGCCACCGCGGCCAGCTATGCCGCCTTCGGCCTGGCCGAGGAAACCTGGTCGAGCGGCCGTGGCCCGGCCTCGAACAATGGCCTGTGCGCCTACACACCGTCGCGCGGGGTGATCTCGGTGCGCGGCAACTGGCCGCTGACCCCCACCATGGACGTGGTGGTGCCTTACGCGCGGACCATGGCCGACCTGCTCGAAGTGCTCGACGTGGTGGTGGCGGACGACCCCGACACTCGTGGCGACCTGTGGCGCCTGCAGCCCTGGGTGCCTATCCCCAAGGCTTCGGCGGTGCGCCCGGCTTCCTACCTGGAACTCGCCGCCACGCGTGATGCCCTCAAGGGCAAGCGCTTCGGCGTGCCGCGCATGTTTATCAACCAGGATGAGCTGGCCGGCACCAGCGAAAAGCCGGGTATTGGCGGCCCGACCGGCCAGCGCATTCATACCCGCGCCACGGTGATCGAGCTGTGGCAGCGGGCGCGCCAGGCCCTCGAAGCGGCTGGCGCCGAAGTGCTAGAGGTGGATTTCCCGCTGGTCTCCAATTGCGAGGGCGATCGCCCCGGCGCGCCGACCGTGTACAACCGCGGCCTGGTGTCCAAGGAGTTCCTCCATGATGAGCTGTGGGAGCTGTCAGGCTGGGCGTTCGACGACTTCCTGCGGGCCAACGGCGATCCGAAGCTGAACAAGCTCGCCGATGTCGACGGCCCGCTGATCTTCCCCCACGACCCCGGCACGCTGCCGAATCGCGAAGACGACCTGGCCGCCGGCATGGACGAATACGTGAACATGGCCAAGCGTGGCCTGAAAAACTGGAACGAGATCGCGACGCTGCCCGACGGCCTGCGCGGCCTGGAACAGACCCGCAAGATCGATCTGGAAGACTGGATGGATGGCCTCGGACTGGACGCGGTGCTGTTCCCCACAGTGGCCGACGTCGGCCCGGCGGACGCCGACGTGAACCTGGCCTCGGCGGATATCGCCTGGAGCAACGGCGTCTGGGTGGCCAACGGCAACCTGGCCATCCGCCACCTGGGCGTGCCCACCGTCACCGTGCCGATGGGGGTGATGGCGGATATCGGCATGCCGGTGGGGCTGACCTTTGCCGGGTGTGCCTATGACGACTCGGCGTTGCTGCGTTTGGCGGCGGCGTTCGAGGCGACGGGTTCGAAGCGGTTGGTGCCGCCGCGGACTCCGCCATTGGCACGCGGCTAG
- the cobJ gene encoding precorrin-3B C(17)-methyltransferase encodes MHPSPAIVILGASALAIARRLQSLYPQAAIHGLRERVGGVEQPYDDFGATLRGLYRAGTPIIALCAAGIVIRSLAPLLAEKGAEPPVLAVAEDGSAVVPLLGGLSGVNILAREIAALLAVAPAITTSGELRFGTCVLNPPEGYVLADLEQGKRLVSDLLGGESLHIDGHAPWLQAANLPLDAQASRCIRISPQRTEQGGVLLIHPRLVLARCSALDGDLPCTVRTALQQAGLAEAALAALLVDAAAMAQPQLAAAAELGVPLRFIDTATSLPAAVHDQAGISLHLAASPEAAAQTGRPRGRLSVIGLGPGCAELMAPAVRQALDQAEDVLGYETYVTMAGPFRAEQLLHASDNREELQRAAHAFQLAAQGRRVVMVSSGDPGVFAMAAAVLEALEVCSDAAWQAVELEVLPGISAALATAAKAGAPLGHDFCMLSLSDNLKPWAMIEKRLDHAAAADLAMAFYNPISRARPWQLGRALDIVRQYRTPQTLVVLGRDIGRPAEALRMLTLGELTPELVDMRTLVIIGSSQTRRFPRAGGGEWVYTPRWYPQS; translated from the coding sequence ATGCACCCATCCCCGGCCATCGTCATTCTCGGCGCCTCTGCCCTGGCCATCGCCCGCCGCCTGCAGAGCCTCTACCCGCAGGCCGCGATCCACGGCCTGCGCGAGCGGGTGGGGGGCGTCGAGCAGCCCTATGACGACTTCGGCGCCACCCTGCGCGGGCTTTACCGCGCCGGCACGCCGATCATCGCCCTGTGCGCCGCCGGCATCGTTATCCGCAGCCTGGCTCCGCTTTTGGCGGAAAAGGGTGCCGAGCCGCCGGTGCTGGCCGTGGCCGAGGACGGCAGCGCCGTGGTGCCGCTGCTCGGCGGGCTCAGCGGAGTGAATATTTTGGCCCGCGAGATCGCCGCGCTGCTGGCCGTGGCGCCGGCCATCACCACCAGCGGCGAGCTGCGCTTCGGCACCTGTGTGCTCAACCCGCCAGAAGGCTACGTGCTGGCCGACCTGGAGCAGGGCAAGCGCCTGGTCAGCGACCTGCTCGGCGGCGAGTCGCTGCACATCGATGGCCATGCGCCCTGGCTGCAGGCGGCGAACCTGCCGCTGGATGCGCAGGCCAGCCGCTGCATCCGCATCAGCCCGCAGCGGACGGAGCAGGGCGGCGTGCTGCTGATCCACCCGCGCCTGGTTCTGGCCCGTTGCAGTGCGCTGGACGGCGATCTGCCCTGCACCGTGCGCACCGCCCTGCAGCAGGCCGGCCTGGCCGAGGCGGCGCTGGCCGCGCTGCTGGTCGATGCAGCCGCCATGGCCCAGCCACAGCTGGCCGCCGCCGCCGAGCTGGGCGTGCCGCTGCGCTTTATCGATACGGCAACCAGCTTGCCCGCTGCTGTGCATGACCAAGCGGGCATCAGCCTGCATCTGGCCGCCAGCCCGGAAGCCGCCGCGCAAACCGGCCGGCCGCGCGGTCGCCTCAGCGTGATCGGCCTCGGTCCCGGTTGCGCCGAGCTGATGGCCCCGGCCGTGCGCCAGGCGCTGGACCAGGCCGAGGACGTACTCGGCTACGAGACCTACGTGACTATGGCCGGGCCGTTCCGTGCCGAGCAGCTGCTGCACGCCAGCGACAACCGCGAGGAACTGCAGCGCGCCGCCCATGCCTTCCAGCTGGCTGCCCAGGGGCGGCGCGTGGTGATGGTGTCGTCCGGCGACCCCGGCGTGTTCGCCATGGCCGCCGCCGTGCTCGAAGCGCTGGAGGTCTGCAGCGATGCGGCCTGGCAGGCGGTGGAACTGGAGGTGCTACCGGGCATCTCCGCCGCCCTGGCCACCGCGGCCAAGGCCGGCGCGCCGCTGGGCCACGACTTCTGCATGCTGTCGCTGTCGGACAACCTCAAGCCCTGGGCGATGATCGAAAAGCGCCTGGACCACGCCGCCGCCGCCGACCTGGCCATGGCCTTCTACAACCCGATCTCCCGCGCGCGCCCCTGGCAGCTCGGTCGCGCCCTCGACATCGTTCGCCAGTACCGCACGCCGCAAACCCTGGTGGTACTCGGCCGCGACATCGGCCGCCCGGCGGAGGCGCTGCGCATGCTCACTCTCGGTGAGCTGACGCCGGAGCTGGTGGACATGCGCACCTTGGTGATCATCGGCTCCAGCCAGACCCGCCGCTTCCCGCGCGCGGGTGGCGGGGAGTGGGTGTATACGCCGCGCTGGTATCCGCAAAGCTAG
- a CDS encoding precorrin-8X methylmutase, whose protein sequence is MIDYIRDGQEIYRQSFATIRAEADLSAIPADLEKLAVRLIHACGMVDVVQDLRFSPGAGAAGRAALAKGAPILCDARMVAEGITRARLPAGNPVLCTLHDAGVVELARELGNTRSAVALERWREHLEGSVVVIGNAPTALFYLLEMLDAGAPKPALILGMPVGFIGAAESKDMLAADSRGVPYVIVRGRRGGSAMAAAAVNALATEVE, encoded by the coding sequence ATGATCGATTACATCCGCGACGGACAGGAAATCTACCGCCAGTCCTTCGCCACCATCCGCGCCGAGGCCGACCTGTCGGCCATCCCGGCCGACCTGGAAAAACTCGCCGTGCGCCTGATCCACGCCTGCGGCATGGTCGACGTGGTGCAGGATCTGCGCTTCTCGCCGGGTGCCGGTGCCGCCGGGCGTGCTGCGCTGGCCAAGGGCGCGCCGATCCTCTGCGATGCGCGCATGGTCGCCGAGGGCATCACCCGTGCGCGCCTGCCGGCGGGCAACCCGGTGCTATGCACCCTGCACGATGCCGGCGTGGTGGAGCTGGCTCGCGAGCTGGGTAACACCCGCTCGGCGGTGGCCTTGGAGCGCTGGCGCGAACACCTGGAAGGCAGCGTGGTGGTGATCGGCAACGCGCCGACCGCGCTGTTCTACCTGCTGGAAATGCTCGACGCCGGCGCGCCAAAACCGGCGCTGATCCTCGGCATGCCGGTGGGCTTTATCGGCGCGGCGGAGTCCAAGGACATGCTCGCCGCCGACAGCCGCGGCGTGCCTTACGTGATAGTGCGCGGCCGCCGTGGTGGCAGCGCCATGGCCGCCGCGGCGGTCAACGCCCTGGCCACGGAGGTGGAGTGA
- the cobF gene encoding precorrin-6A synthase (deacetylating) — protein MKELLLVGIGAGDPDYITMQALKALRRADVIFLLDKGPAKHKLNALRREICTRYLDGHTPRFAEGLQPERERDAADYRASVDELNRDKQAVFKQLIDEQMADGEVAAFMVWGDPSLYDSSIRIVEAIAAARGDLRFEVIPGITSLQALTARHRVPLNSIGRAVEITTGRLLAEGWPQGVDSVAVMLDAKDSYLRFVGQGLHIYWGAYVGTADEILIAGPLDEVAERIAATRAQARERNGWIMDSYLLRKAESADN, from the coding sequence ATGAAAGAACTGCTGCTGGTCGGCATCGGTGCCGGCGACCCCGACTACATCACCATGCAGGCGCTCAAGGCGCTGCGCCGCGCCGACGTGATCTTCCTGCTCGACAAGGGTCCGGCCAAGCACAAGCTCAACGCCCTGCGCCGAGAAATCTGCACCCGCTACCTCGACGGCCACACGCCGCGCTTCGCCGAAGGCCTGCAGCCGGAACGCGAGCGCGATGCCGCCGACTACCGCGCCAGCGTCGACGAGCTGAACCGCGACAAGCAGGCGGTGTTCAAGCAGCTGATCGACGAACAAATGGCCGACGGCGAGGTCGCCGCCTTTATGGTCTGGGGCGACCCCTCGCTGTACGACAGCAGCATCCGCATCGTCGAGGCCATCGCCGCTGCGCGCGGCGACCTGCGCTTCGAAGTGATCCCCGGCATCACCAGCCTGCAGGCCCTCACCGCTCGACACCGCGTGCCGCTCAACAGCATCGGCCGCGCCGTGGAAATCACCACCGGCCGCCTGCTCGCCGAGGGCTGGCCGCAGGGTGTGGACAGCGTGGCGGTGATGCTCGACGCCAAGGACAGCTACCTGCGCTTTGTTGGGCAGGGGCTGCATATCTATTGGGGCGCGTATGTGGGGACGGCGGATGAGATTTTGATTGCCGGGCCGCTGGATGAAGTGGCGGAGCGCATAGCGGCGACTCGTGCGCAGGCGCGGGAGAGGAATGGGTGGATTATGGATAGCTACCTGCTGAGGAAGGCCGAGTCAGCGGATAACTGA
- a CDS encoding vWA domain-containing protein, which translates to MGRTACPAPGHGRTARTAALGKKALSIRPRQPLGADARQKPGSLSGGRSGASRSGLLGAIDWPATLIKGRPRSRQDLIRRPRSAQPTELWLVIVDASASTRRGGALSQAKGLLAELFDAAYRQRARLALLHATGTQPRWLWQGQKSSSALRDWLDQLGAGGGTPLLEALQQAAQWQARRQRRQPGEQQRLLILTDGRLRDWPTLPASQCPVLLVDIERTPVRLGRAHLLASELGADYRHIDSLAPSAKPHTWNTP; encoded by the coding sequence ATGGGGCGAACTGCCTGCCCAGCCCCAGGCCATGGGCGAACGGCGCGAACCGCCGCGCTGGGCAAAAAAGCCCTGAGCATCCGCCCGCGCCAGCCCCTCGGCGCGGATGCCAGACAAAAACCGGGCAGCCTGAGTGGCGGGCGCAGTGGCGCCAGCCGCAGCGGCCTGCTGGGCGCCATCGACTGGCCGGCGACCCTGATCAAGGGCCGCCCGCGTAGCCGTCAGGACCTGATACGCCGCCCGCGCAGCGCGCAACCCACTGAACTCTGGCTGGTGATAGTCGATGCCTCCGCCTCGACCCGCCGGGGTGGCGCCCTGAGCCAGGCCAAGGGCCTGCTTGCCGAGCTGTTCGATGCGGCCTACCGCCAGCGCGCGCGCTTGGCCCTGCTGCACGCCACCGGCACACAACCGCGCTGGCTGTGGCAGGGGCAGAAAAGCTCCAGCGCCCTGCGCGACTGGCTCGACCAGCTCGGCGCCGGCGGCGGCACCCCGCTGCTCGAAGCCCTGCAACAGGCCGCGCAGTGGCAGGCCCGGCGCCAGCGCCGACAACCGGGCGAACAGCAGCGCCTGCTGATCCTCACCGACGGCCGCCTGCGCGACTGGCCCACCCTGCCCGCCAGCCAGTGCCCGGTGCTGCTGGTGGATATCGAACGCACACCGGTGCGCCTCGGCCGCGCCCACCTACTGGCCAGCGAGCTGGGCGCCGACTACCGCCATATCGACTCGCTGGCGCCCAGCGCCAAACCTCACACCTGGAACACACCATGA
- a CDS encoding flavin reductase family protein: protein MHPHLATVDLAKAYRLLNHGPTVLVSARHAGVDNVMAAAWACVLDFAPPKLTVVLDKATRTRELIEHSGRFVIQVPTAAQLQLTEQVGNHSLKDEPDKLAKAGVQLFEQAGHDMPFVAGCSAWLACELIAEPHNQNTYDLFIGEVVGAWADDRVFNNGRWHFEDADPAWRSLHHVAGGHFYAIGEALKA, encoded by the coding sequence ATGCATCCCCACCTCGCCACCGTCGATCTGGCCAAGGCCTACCGCCTGCTCAACCACGGCCCCACCGTGCTGGTCTCGGCCCGCCACGCCGGTGTGGACAACGTGATGGCGGCAGCCTGGGCCTGTGTGCTGGACTTTGCTCCGCCCAAGCTGACCGTGGTGCTGGACAAGGCCACCCGCACCCGCGAGCTGATCGAGCACAGCGGCCGTTTCGTCATCCAGGTGCCGACGGCGGCGCAGCTGCAACTGACCGAGCAGGTCGGCAACCACAGCCTCAAGGATGAGCCGGACAAGCTGGCCAAGGCCGGCGTGCAGCTGTTCGAGCAGGCCGGCCACGACATGCCCTTCGTCGCCGGTTGCTCGGCCTGGCTGGCCTGCGAGCTGATCGCCGAGCCGCACAACCAGAACACCTACGACCTGTTTATCGGCGAGGTGGTCGGTGCCTGGGCCGATGATCGGGTGTTCAACAACGGCCGCTGGCACTTCGAAGACGCCGACCCGGCCTGGCGCAGCCTGCACCATGTGGCCGGCGGGCACTTCTATGCCATCGGCGAGGCGCTCAAGGCCTAA
- a CDS encoding precorrin-2 C(20)-methyltransferase, whose protein sequence is MTGKGRLLGLGVGPGDPELITLKALRLLQSAPVVGYFVAKAKANKGQGGNAFGIIEAHLAEAQQRLPLVYPVTTEKLEPPLSYEAVISDFYDTCAVQIARHLDAGRDVAVICEGDPFFYGSYMYLHDRLGAHYQVEVVPGVCSMLGCASVLGTPLVYRNQSLSVLSGVLPEDELKRRLQDAEAAVVMKLGRNFDKVRRVLRELGLDRRAHYVERATMGNQRIVPLDEVEPMSSPYFSMILVPGEKWRG, encoded by the coding sequence ATGACGGGCAAAGGACGTCTGCTCGGCCTCGGCGTTGGCCCCGGCGACCCGGAGCTGATCACCCTCAAGGCCCTGCGCCTGTTGCAGTCGGCGCCGGTGGTTGGCTACTTCGTGGCCAAGGCCAAGGCGAATAAAGGCCAGGGCGGCAACGCCTTCGGCATCATCGAGGCGCATCTGGCTGAGGCCCAGCAGCGCCTGCCGCTGGTCTACCCGGTGACCACCGAGAAGCTCGAACCGCCGCTGAGTTACGAGGCGGTGATCAGCGACTTCTACGACACCTGCGCGGTGCAGATCGCCCGGCACCTGGACGCCGGCCGCGACGTGGCGGTGATCTGCGAGGGCGACCCGTTCTTCTACGGCTCCTACATGTATCTGCACGACCGCCTGGGCGCGCACTACCAGGTCGAGGTGGTGCCCGGCGTGTGCTCCATGCTCGGCTGCGCCTCGGTGCTCGGCACCCCGCTGGTGTACCGCAACCAATCCTTGAGCGTGCTCTCCGGCGTGCTGCCCGAAGACGAACTCAAGCGCCGCCTGCAGGACGCCGAAGCCGCCGTGGTGATGAAGCTCGGGCGCAACTTCGACAAGGTGCGCCGGGTGCTGCGCGAGCTGGGCCTGGATCGGCGTGCGCACTACGTCGAGCGGGCGACCATGGGCAACCAGCGCATCGTGCCGCTGGATGAAGTGGAGCCGATGTCCTCGCCGTATTTCTCGATGATCCTGGTGCCAGGCGAGAAATGGCGCGGCTGA
- a CDS encoding GFA family protein — MERFTGGCLCGNVCIVASGRPYRVGLCHCLDCRKHHGSLFHASAIFPQDAVTIEGETRDYAGRFFCPRCGSSVFARSADEIEVNLGALDAPDQLMPTYESWIIRRESWLPPFPLARRYERDRDASSRFEE, encoded by the coding sequence ATGGAGCGATTCACGGGCGGTTGCCTGTGCGGCAACGTTTGCATCGTCGCGTCGGGACGGCCCTATCGGGTCGGCCTGTGTCACTGCCTCGACTGCCGCAAGCATCACGGCAGCCTTTTTCACGCTTCCGCGATATTCCCGCAGGATGCGGTGACGATCGAGGGCGAAACACGCGACTACGCCGGGCGTTTTTTCTGTCCGCGCTGCGGCTCGTCCGTTTTCGCCCGCAGCGCCGACGAAATCGAAGTGAACCTGGGGGCCCTGGATGCTCCCGACCAACTGATGCCCACCTACGAAAGCTGGATCATCCGGCGCGAGTCCTGGTTGCCGCCGTTTCCGCTAGCCAGACGGTACGAGCGCGATCGTGACGCCAGCAGTCGCTTCGAGGAGTAG
- the abiEi gene encoding type IV toxin-antitoxin system AbiEi family antitoxin — translation MQPHRPLTQPIRRLYAGLDALASAERYLFTPVDIRALVPDISVEAYRALLSRAAKEGQLERVCRGLYLYRPAKPSTGLLLFHAAARLRAQEFNYISLETALSDAGVISQIPLNWITLMSSGRSSRIACGRWGTIEFVHTRQKPQNLAAQLDYDQRCHLWRAQPPLALRDMKVAKRNLELIDWSAVHELV, via the coding sequence ATGCAACCCCATCGCCCACTCACCCAGCCTATCCGCCGCTTGTACGCTGGCCTGGACGCGCTGGCATCCGCGGAGCGCTACCTGTTTACCCCCGTGGACATTCGCGCCCTGGTGCCGGATATCTCAGTCGAGGCCTATCGCGCCCTGCTCAGCCGAGCGGCCAAGGAGGGGCAGCTGGAGCGCGTCTGTCGCGGCCTTTACCTGTATCGACCGGCCAAGCCCAGCACCGGGCTGCTGCTGTTTCATGCCGCCGCGCGCCTGCGTGCGCAGGAGTTCAACTACATCAGCCTGGAAACGGCGCTCAGCGATGCCGGGGTCATTTCGCAGATCCCGCTGAACTGGATCACGCTCATGTCCTCGGGGCGCAGCAGTCGGATTGCGTGCGGCCGTTGGGGCACCATCGAGTTCGTGCATACCCGGCAGAAACCGCAGAACCTGGCCGCCCAGCTCGACTACGACCAGCGCTGTCACCTGTGGCGAGCCCAGCCGCCCCTGGCGTTGCGTGATATGAAAGTGGCGAAACGCAATCTCGAACTGATCGACTGGAGCGCCGTCCATGAGCTTGTTTGA
- a CDS encoding alpha/beta fold hydrolase: MSHQPAHEVPNQFVECNGRRLAYRVIGEGRPLLLCVRFRGTMDSWDPLFLDALAEQGFKVHVFDYSGLGLSGGERSYDPARLARDALDLIGALGLQRVVLGGWSLGGIAAQLVFLQAPQLLSHLVLFGTTPPGELVRTGEALFYQLARRDNDFEDFVHLFFEPLSDDSRAAAARSAERIASRRQGQCPPVPYEWAGQQLGEGPRNPALPVPPLLDALKRTRIPVLHIGGSHDIVFPVESWHALSGVLPTLHLLTLPSSGHGPHLQYPQVCARYLATFVESEGAA, encoded by the coding sequence ATGTCGCACCAGCCCGCCCATGAGGTACCCAACCAGTTCGTCGAGTGCAATGGCCGCCGCCTGGCCTATCGGGTGATCGGCGAGGGGCGGCCGTTGCTGCTGTGCGTGCGCTTTCGCGGCACCATGGATTCCTGGGATCCGCTGTTCCTTGATGCGCTGGCCGAGCAGGGATTCAAGGTGCATGTGTTCGACTACAGCGGCCTGGGTCTGTCCGGCGGCGAGCGTAGCTACGACCCGGCGCGCCTGGCGCGCGATGCGCTCGACCTGATCGGCGCGCTGGGTCTGCAGCGAGTGGTGCTCGGCGGCTGGTCGCTCGGCGGCATCGCCGCCCAGTTGGTGTTCCTGCAGGCGCCGCAGCTGCTCAGCCACCTGGTGCTGTTCGGCACCACCCCGCCCGGCGAGCTGGTGCGCACTGGTGAGGCACTGTTCTACCAACTGGCGCGGCGCGATAACGACTTCGAGGACTTCGTCCACCTGTTCTTCGAGCCGCTCTCCGACGACAGCCGCGCTGCCGCCGCGCGCTCGGCCGAGCGCATCGCCTCGCGCCGCCAGGGCCAGTGCCCGCCGGTGCCCTACGAGTGGGCGGGCCAGCAACTGGGCGAGGGGCCGCGCAACCCGGCGTTGCCGGTGCCGCCGCTGCTCGATGCGCTCAAACGCACGCGGATTCCCGTACTGCATATTGGCGGCAGCCACGACATCGTCTTCCCAGTGGAGAGCTGGCATGCGCTCAGTGGTGTGCTGCCGACCCTGCACCTGCTGACGTTGCCCAGTTCCGGCCATGGCCCACACCTGCAGTATCCGCAGGTCTGTGCCAGATACCTGGCGACGTTCGTCGAGAGTGAGGGCGCGGCTTAG
- a CDS encoding ATP-binding protein, with product MTDHHFPLAAVVGADDLKLALCLVAVDPAIGGVLIEGPRGMAKSTLARGLAELLPSGHFVTLPLGASEERIVGTLDLDAALGEGRAQFCPGLLSKADGGVLYVDEVNLLPDHLVDLLLDAAASGVNHIERDGISHRHSARFVLIGTMNGEEGELRPQLLDRFGLNLALDGQPQPAQRAEIMRRRLAFDSDPQAFLHSWADAQNELRSRCLSARERLAAIPLDDAALEAIAQRCFAAGVDGLRADLVWLRAARAHAAWRGAAQIEEIDIDTVADFVLRHRRRPAPPAQAPQQQQPPQQQPPAPIPATSEQAQSDGQWGELPAQPQAMGERREPPRWAKKP from the coding sequence ATGACCGACCACCACTTCCCCCTCGCCGCCGTAGTCGGCGCCGATGACCTCAAGCTGGCCCTGTGCCTGGTGGCCGTCGACCCGGCCATCGGCGGGGTGCTGATCGAAGGGCCGCGCGGCATGGCCAAGTCGACCCTGGCCCGCGGCCTGGCCGAGCTGCTGCCCAGCGGCCATTTCGTCACCCTGCCGCTGGGCGCCAGCGAGGAACGCATCGTCGGCACCCTCGACCTGGACGCCGCCCTCGGTGAAGGCCGCGCGCAGTTCTGCCCCGGCCTGCTGAGCAAGGCCGATGGCGGCGTGCTGTATGTCGACGAGGTCAACCTGCTGCCGGATCACCTGGTCGACCTGCTGCTGGATGCCGCCGCCAGCGGGGTCAACCATATCGAGCGCGACGGCATCTCCCATCGGCACAGCGCGCGCTTCGTGCTGATCGGCACCATGAACGGCGAGGAAGGCGAGCTGCGCCCGCAACTGCTCGACCGCTTCGGCCTCAACCTGGCCCTGGACGGCCAGCCGCAACCGGCCCAGCGCGCCGAGATCATGCGCCGCCGTCTGGCCTTCGACAGCGACCCGCAGGCCTTCCTGCACAGCTGGGCCGATGCCCAGAACGAGCTGCGCAGCCGCTGCCTGAGCGCCCGCGAGCGCCTGGCCGCGATCCCCCTGGATGACGCCGCGCTGGAGGCAATCGCCCAGCGCTGCTTCGCCGCCGGGGTCGACGGCCTGCGCGCCGACCTGGTCTGGTTGCGCGCCGCCCGCGCCCATGCGGCCTGGCGCGGCGCCGCACAGATCGAGGAAATCGACATCGACACGGTGGCCGACTTCGTCCTGCGCCATCGCCGCCGCCCTGCTCCGCCGGCCCAAGCGCCACAGCAACAACAGCCGCCCCAACAGCAGCCACCCGCGCCAATCCCGGCCACCAGCGAACAAGCCCAGAGCGACGGCCAATGGGGCGAACTGCCTGCCCAGCCCCAGGCCATGGGCGAACGGCGCGAACCGCCGCGCTGGGCAAAAAAGCCCTGA